One genomic window of Lepeophtheirus salmonis chromosome 5, UVic_Lsal_1.4, whole genome shotgun sequence includes the following:
- the LOC139905288 gene encoding piggyBac transposable element-derived protein 3-like translates to MIEQIAQHTNLYSSQELGDPTQPSLQEIEDFLAILLIMGVFTFLAIDGYWRHESRFNVIADVMPRKRFQQLHRFIHFTDNHQCDDSLDRFDKIHPLFEIIREQCLLIPSTYKHSVDEVMVAYKGTRFGTLRQYITNKPDKRGFKLFCWASSCGIIHDLLLYQGTSTYFNVDLCE, encoded by the coding sequence ATGATTGAACAAATTGCCCAACATACCAATCTGTACTCCTCCCAGGAGTTAGGGGATCCAACCCAGCCCAGCCTTCAAGAAATTGAAGATTTCCTTGCAATACTACTCATCATGGGTGTGTTCACCTTCTTAGCCATAGATGGCTACTGGCGTCACGAGTCACGCTTCAACGTGATAGCTGATGTTATGCCAAGGAAAAGATTTCAGCAGTTACACCGGTTCATTCATTTTACTGATAACCATCAGTGTGATGACAGTCTAGACAGATTTGACAAAATCCACCCTCTTTTTGAGATAATTCGAGAGCAGTGCCTCCTGATACCATCCACTTACAAGCACAGTGTTGATGAGGTTATGGTGGCATATAAAGGAACAAGGTTTGGTACTCTCCGTCAGTATATTACCAACAAGCCAGACAAACGGGGCTTTAAGCTGTTCTGCTGGGCCAGTTCATGCGGAATCATCCATGATCTACTGCTGTATCAAGGGACATCCACCTACTTCAATGTTGATCTATGTGAATAG